The window aaattgaaaggaagtatctttactccgtctttgactcggaaaatttgaaaattaaaatacgcgtcttatgaggtgaaaattaggtgtcaacacacatcttgggtttagatgctacaacataggtgatgacttgtatcaTGGAGATGGCTTAATGTCGACTTGTggttgttggtttatgtgtttatcttgctttgtcgtctttatatacattagctagtcttagtagacctatgatacctaccattacttgttgtttgtactgacctgcacttgttgcattctttcatgaatgcagagtatcaggtgggatcgacttctactcctcgtggttGACTGTTCGAGGatttgctgattcgagtctttcagggtgagcatgaggacgttcgccgCCCGAAGACTCCTCTATCtactatgtctttatttccattctAAGACATATGTTTTGGGACTATTGATGTAtttttattattcagacttgtagtattagttagatgctcttgtatgaccagactagaACTGGGGTTTATTTCTATTGTTGCCgctttcttatattattatcgtgagacttcCGTTATCCCATTTTCTTCCTCTTATTTATTATCTAATTATATGTTTATgaaatgttgggttaagggttcgcctaccgaggtgggaaaggtggGCGCCCTCATGACCTAGGGAAATTGGGCCGTGATAGTACCTTACCCATTTGACATGAACCACAAACTTCTTTTGACAGTGAGATCTCAGGTAAATCCTTAGTCAAGCCCTTCATATATAGACTTTAAAGTAGCATAGTTAAAATGCCAGTATCTTTTGTGCCACAACCATGACTCATCCAAACTAGCAAAATTGGCACTATCAAGATTCCCGTCTAAAGGAAAGATTTTATTCACCATTCTTACTTTAGCAACCAAACTATCTTCAGAGTCAAACACCAAACAATGCTTGCCCTTAAAAAATAAGGAATACCCTTTCGACATCATTTGAGAAACACTTAATAGATTACATGCTAAACAAGGAACATACAACACATCATGTATAAATTTTGTACCTTGTATTGTCTGAAAGGCAACTGAACCCTTCCCATGTGCTTCTACCGTTTCAGCGTCTCCCATCCTGACTTTAGTCCTAATTGACTTGTCAACTGTGTGAAACAGAAGCTCATTGTGTGACATATGACTCGTACATCCACTATCTATGAACCATGTGGATTTATTGGTTGTGTTTTCTTCCTGAGAAGCCATAAACAagatttcttctttcttttctgactCTTCAGTAAAATTTTCCTGCTGCATATGGTTTTGTTGTGATTGGTTCTGCTTGACCCTACAATTCTTCTCAATATGAACCATTTTTCTACAAAATCTGCATTGAATAGATGACTTTCCCTTGGACCAGCAGTCCTTTTCTTAATGATTTGTTCCTTTACAATGGTTGCAAGGTGGAAACTTCCCTTTCTTTGAAGATTCCCTCCATGTGTTTCCCCTTTGCTAATTTGTCTCCTTCCATCCTTTTATTGTCCTTCGCTGGCTGCTTGCCtttatgcttttcttgaaatGCCACTGCTGCTACTTCTTCATCTCTTATACTTGATCTTTGTTCTTGGGCTTGCAACTTACCGATCAATTCTGCTAGTGATAAAGTCTTCAAATCACAAGATTTCTCTATTGCTGAAATCTTGGACTTAAACCTTGCGGGTAAGCTTATCATCTTCTCCGCCACCTTTGAATCTGGAAAGACTTCACCAAACAATCTGATTTTATTTACAATCTCCAAAAGTTTGGCAGAGTAGTCTTTCATAGTATCTCCATCCTTTATCCTTAACGTCTCAAATTCTCTTCTGAGAGTTAGGAGTTTAACAGTCTTCACTCTGTCACTTCCATCAAACTCCTCTTTTAGCTTCTCCCATGCTTCTTTAGGTGTCTCACTAGCCATTATTCTTGTAAAAATCACTTCTGAGAGTGGTGAATTAAGACATGTGAGAGCCTTTGGTTTCCTTGACTTCGAATCTTCATAAATCTTCATCTGTGCAACAGTTGGATTTGGTCTTAGTGGAGGAGGATCAGTTTCACTTTCAATTGTTTCCCGTAAACTAAGAGCCTTGAGATAAGCCTTCATTTTTATCACCTATGTGTGATAATTCTCTCCTGTAAACATAAGAGGACCTGCACCTAAGAAGTTGTTGGAAGATGTTACTGCTGCTTAGCTCTCCTCACCTTAGAAGAACTGAAGAAAAAACGTTTTCTTTTTTCCTTCACTGATCCCTCAAGCTCTGATGCCACTGTTAGTTTTGAAACTTCAGATAAAGAAAAATAAGTTTCAGCAGAagctttttttcttttatttcatatTCCAAAAGGCATACACACCTATATCTACATACTAGTTACATGAGGCCAGTGCTAAGCTCGGGCCCAAATTTAAGATATAAGAAACGTACTCTTTCCATTTCAAATTATTTATCTTGtgttttctttttagtctgttttaAAAAGAATGTCTCTTACCCTTTTTGACCACTCTTTAAT is drawn from Lycium barbarum isolate Lr01 chromosome 8, ASM1917538v2, whole genome shotgun sequence and contains these coding sequences:
- the LOC132607958 gene encoding uncharacterized protein LOC132607958 — encoded protein: MVHIEKNCRVKQNQSQQNHMQQENFTEESEKKEEILFMASQEENTTNKSTWFIDSGCTSHMSHNELLFHTVDKSIRTKVRMGDAETVEAHGKGSVAFQTIQGTKFIHDVLYVPCLACNLLSVSQMMSKGYSLFFKGKHCLVFDSEDSLVAKVRMVNKIFPLDGNLDSANFASLDESWLWHKRYWHFNYATLKSIYEGLD